The Immundisolibacter cernigliae genome has a window encoding:
- a CDS encoding glycosyltransferase yields the protein MENALIKVTALVVTHNRPRLLREVIDALWMQSRKPDSILVIDNCSDSETGALLETLKEASLIPFSALTTERNLGGAGGFAFGMAAVGYRKGHYVWVMDDDACPSATCLETLLELAIDENRVIGPAAVGHPPDDSTFCWAVEAVAGRETFREREHCGGPLRVSSLPFLGLLIPTSLLDRVAPPRPELFISGDDVEFCIRCKKAGVSIWLAPSATLYHPLPRLRRIALLGKVMWIQELPAWKRYFEVRNRIWVASHHYGRTASLLVAMGTVIRWVAAMIFMPHRLEQSRAFLQGVWDALFNNLDNRPFGPN from the coding sequence ATGGAGAACGCCCTCATAAAAGTAACGGCACTTGTGGTAACACATAATCGTCCGCGCCTACTCCGCGAGGTAATAGACGCTCTTTGGATGCAAAGCAGGAAGCCCGATAGTATCCTCGTAATCGATAACTGCTCGGATAGCGAAACTGGTGCGCTCCTTGAAACGCTAAAAGAGGCGTCACTGATCCCCTTTTCTGCCCTAACAACGGAGCGCAACCTTGGGGGGGCTGGCGGGTTCGCTTTTGGAATGGCAGCGGTTGGTTACAGGAAGGGACATTACGTGTGGGTGATGGACGACGATGCGTGTCCGAGCGCCACCTGCTTGGAGACATTGCTTGAATTGGCGATAGACGAGAACAGAGTGATAGGGCCTGCGGCTGTGGGGCATCCGCCGGACGACAGTACGTTCTGTTGGGCCGTAGAGGCTGTCGCAGGTCGAGAGACATTCCGCGAGCGCGAACATTGTGGCGGCCCGCTACGCGTGAGCTCGCTCCCTTTTTTAGGACTTTTGATTCCGACGTCTTTGTTGGATCGCGTTGCCCCCCCTCGACCCGAGTTATTCATTAGCGGGGATGACGTTGAGTTTTGTATAAGGTGCAAAAAAGCCGGCGTTTCGATATGGCTAGCGCCGTCCGCCACCCTGTATCACCCACTACCGCGATTGCGACGTATAGCTTTACTCGGAAAAGTCATGTGGATTCAGGAACTGCCAGCTTGGAAGCGATATTTCGAGGTTCGAAATCGCATTTGGGTTGCGTCTCACCACTACGGAAGGACTGCGTCTCTCTTGGTAGCCATGGGAACGGTTATCCGGTGGGTAGCAGCTATGATTTTCATGCCACACAGACTGGAGCAATCCAGAGCATTTCTACAAGGAGTATGGGACGCTCTATTCAATAATCTCGATAATCGTCCATTCGGGCCTAATTGA
- a CDS encoding glycosyltransferase family 4 protein, whose amino-acid sequence MTSGAISAFVPHGTGATVLHASLAANIRNYVVSEYLPILEVCPPLLLRYRRNRHSLVHAPPDHAAFVCPRRTPLVITFHNYVLDRVMRRYSSAVQRLHYATDLRLYTRMALRRAAAVTAVSNFTARLVREDLRFAGPIEVIPNGVDVGRFRPGDAPPQDGPLRVLFSGNLTRRKGADLLPEIARLAGPDVQIHYTTGARAGIGDPRWAGLHPQGRVPHDQMPTLYRRFDALLLPTVREGMSLALLEAMASGLVVVASDAASNPELIEPRAGGLLCPVGEPEAYADALRTLAADRERVRRMGQHNRQVVESRYTLERMVAGYLAVFERVLGKPVPLRGEARL is encoded by the coding sequence ATGACTTCTGGGGCGATAAGCGCGTTCGTACCTCATGGAACCGGGGCGACGGTCTTGCACGCTTCTCTTGCAGCGAACATTCGAAACTATGTTGTTAGCGAGTACTTACCCATCCTTGAGGTGTGCCCTCCCCTTCTGCTTCGATATAGACGCAACCGTCACTCGTTAGTACATGCCCCGCCGGACCATGCAGCGTTCGTGTGTCCCCGGCGCACGCCGCTGGTCATTACCTTCCACAACTACGTGCTGGACCGCGTCATGCGGCGGTACAGCTCGGCCGTGCAGCGCCTGCACTACGCCACGGACCTGCGCCTCTACACGCGCATGGCGCTGCGCCGCGCGGCGGCGGTGACGGCCGTGAGCAACTTCACGGCGCGGCTGGTGCGCGAGGACCTGCGCTTTGCCGGACCCATTGAGGTGATCCCCAACGGCGTGGACGTGGGGCGCTTTCGCCCCGGCGACGCGCCGCCGCAAGATGGCCCGCTGCGCGTCCTGTTTAGCGGGAATCTGACGCGACGCAAGGGCGCAGACCTGCTGCCGGAAATCGCCCGGCTTGCCGGCCCGGACGTGCAGATCCACTACACGACGGGCGCACGGGCCGGCATCGGCGATCCGCGCTGGGCCGGCCTGCACCCGCAGGGGCGCGTGCCGCACGACCAGATGCCGACGCTGTACCGCCGCTTCGACGCGCTGCTGCTGCCCACCGTGCGCGAGGGGATGAGCCTGGCGCTGCTGGAAGCGATGGCGAGCGGCCTTGTCGTGGTGGCGAGCGATGCGGCATCGAATCCGGAGCTGATCGAACCGCGCGCGGGCGGACTGCTGTGCCCAGTTGGCGAACCGGAGGCGTACGCAGATGCATTGCGCACACTGGCCGCCGACCGCGAGCGGGTGCGGCGCATGGGCCAGCACAACCGGCAGGTGGTCGAGTCCCGTTACACGCTGGAACGCATGGTGGCCGGCTACCTGGCGGTGTTCGAACGGGTGTTGGGAAAGCCGGTGCCGCTGCGGGGCGAGGCACGGCTTTAG
- a CDS encoding oligosaccharide flippase family protein yields the protein MTATTATLTRLRAWRPGGYLRASGVLFGWLAVRTLAQTALFVLVARTLGAEGYGSLIAVMAIATLFAPLAGLGGQALLVRDGARNPEHLATHLGDALRLWAISVVPLSVAAFVACHLLVPPALPAYAVAAIVLADLAGASLLELLARTWQAVQRMGGFGAAMAGLIVARLAVFCALLAIAPPSPANWAVWYGTVTAAYVLLAGGAALRCFGIPRRSDTPFVRLVSAGFPFAFAGSAMRIQAEANKPILARLDSIAGAGVYSVAQRVTDILAVPLQAMLETLLPRAYRMASGTLPIYTLGIPALLLAIIGGVAIAAGAPWLPVLLGPGFVESVPVTALLAFVPAMFVLRMLLTMALAGRSQQTQLYDAYGLGAFISVAATALLVPAWGARGAAVATYIPEAVMIARQLISLVGNRKHY from the coding sequence TTGACAGCAACCACCGCCACACTGACACGCTTGCGCGCCTGGCGCCCCGGCGGGTATCTGCGCGCCAGCGGGGTGCTGTTCGGCTGGCTGGCCGTGCGTACGCTGGCGCAGACAGCGTTGTTCGTGCTGGTCGCGCGCACGCTGGGGGCGGAGGGTTACGGCTCACTGATTGCGGTGATGGCGATTGCCACCCTGTTCGCCCCGCTGGCGGGCCTCGGTGGGCAGGCCCTGTTGGTGCGCGACGGCGCCCGTAATCCGGAGCATCTGGCGACCCATCTCGGCGACGCGCTGCGGTTGTGGGCCATCAGCGTGGTGCCGCTGTCCGTGGCAGCCTTCGTCGCCTGCCACCTCCTGGTCCCGCCCGCCCTGCCCGCGTATGCCGTCGCCGCCATCGTTCTGGCGGACCTTGCCGGGGCCAGCCTGCTGGAGCTGCTGGCGCGCACCTGGCAAGCGGTGCAGCGCATGGGTGGCTTTGGCGCCGCCATGGCCGGGCTGATCGTGGCGCGTCTGGCGGTGTTCTGCGCGCTGCTGGCCATTGCGCCACCCAGTCCGGCCAACTGGGCCGTGTGGTACGGGACGGTGACGGCGGCTTATGTCTTGCTGGCCGGCGGCGCCGCGCTGCGGTGCTTCGGCATACCGCGCCGCTCCGACACACCGTTTGTGCGCCTTGTCAGCGCCGGCTTTCCGTTCGCCTTCGCCGGCTCGGCCATGCGCATCCAGGCGGAAGCCAACAAGCCCATCCTGGCGCGGCTGGACTCGATCGCCGGTGCGGGCGTCTACAGCGTCGCGCAACGGGTGACGGACATCCTTGCTGTGCCCTTGCAAGCGATGCTCGAAACCCTGCTTCCGCGTGCCTACCGCATGGCCTCTGGTACATTGCCTATCTACACGCTAGGTATCCCGGCGCTGTTACTCGCCATTATCGGTGGCGTCGCAATCGCGGCCGGCGCGCCTTGGCTGCCGGTCTTACTTGGACCCGGCTTCGTGGAATCCGTCCCCGTGACGGCCTTGCTCGCGTTCGTGCCGGCAATGTTTGTCCTTCGCATGCTACTGACCATGGCCTTGGCTGGACGCAGCCAACAGACGCAGCTTTATGACGCATATGGGCTGGGTGCATTCATCAGCGTGGCGGCTACTGCGCTACTGGTCCCAGCATGGGGCGCGCGCGGCGCTGCTGTGGCTACATACATCCCCGAGGCGGTTATGATTGCAAGACAGCTCATTTCGCTTGTGGGTAACCGAAAACATTACTAA
- the glf gene encoding UDP-galactopyranose mutase, which yields MQFDILIVGAGLAGSVCARELADAGHTVLVIDKRSHVGGNAYDRYDDHGVLIHPYGPHIFHTNAKRVLEWLSRFTTWRFYEHRVLASVDGRLFPIPINRTTLNKLYRLDLDESGAAAWLERVRQPRDHIRTSEDLVLSSVGSELCEKFFRGYTRKQWGLDLSDLSAGVAARIPTRTNDDDRYFTDTYQLMPAEGYSAMFRCMLDHPNITTHLETDYFTLRSTIQARHTIYTGPIDAFFNYRFGRLPYRSILFEHRHFPDVPAYQSVGTINYPNEEDYTRVTEFKHLTGQSHTGTSIVREYPQSNGEPYYPIPRPQHEEIFQQYNALADQLLNVTFVGRLAQYRYYNMDQIVAAALKKSEYILTHLK from the coding sequence ATGCAATTCGATATCTTGATCGTCGGCGCTGGCCTTGCCGGCTCGGTTTGTGCCCGCGAATTGGCCGACGCCGGGCACACGGTTTTGGTTATAGATAAACGCAGCCATGTCGGCGGGAACGCATATGATCGCTACGACGACCACGGCGTCTTGATACATCCGTATGGCCCTCACATATTCCATACCAACGCAAAAAGGGTGCTGGAATGGCTGTCTCGCTTTACAACATGGCGATTTTATGAACACCGCGTACTTGCAAGTGTGGACGGGCGGCTTTTCCCAATACCTATAAACCGCACTACGCTGAATAAACTCTACCGACTCGATCTAGACGAAAGCGGCGCCGCCGCATGGCTTGAACGCGTACGGCAACCGAGAGACCACATCCGCACCAGTGAGGACCTCGTGCTAAGCAGCGTTGGGAGCGAGTTATGCGAGAAATTTTTTCGTGGTTACACCCGTAAACAGTGGGGCTTAGACCTCTCTGACCTGTCAGCCGGCGTTGCAGCGCGAATTCCCACCCGCACTAATGACGATGACCGATACTTTACCGACACTTACCAACTCATGCCCGCGGAGGGGTATTCGGCGATGTTTCGTTGCATGTTAGACCACCCTAATATTACGACCCATCTAGAAACCGACTACTTCACGCTACGCTCTACGATACAAGCACGACACACAATCTATACGGGGCCAATTGACGCATTTTTCAACTACCGATTTGGCAGACTTCCATATCGCAGCATTCTCTTCGAGCACCGGCACTTTCCTGATGTGCCAGCATATCAATCAGTCGGAACCATCAACTACCCCAACGAGGAAGACTATACGCGTGTGACTGAATTCAAACATTTAACAGGTCAGTCGCACACTGGCACTTCGATTGTAAGAGAATACCCTCAATCTAACGGAGAGCCGTACTACCCTATTCCTCGGCCACAGCATGAGGAGATCTTCCAACAGTATAACGCCCTCGCAGATCAGCTACTTAACGTCACTTTCGTAGGGCGCCTCGCCCAATACCGCTATTACAATATGGATCAGATCGTAGCGGCGGCACTTAAGAAGTCAGAGTACATACTCACTCATTTGAAGTAA